The Mycolicibacterium brumae DNA window TGGCCGACATGTCGACCACCAGCCAGGTCTCCAGCTCCCGGTCGGCGATCATCTGCCGCACGTGCGGGTGGGTGGTGCGGGCGGTGACCGACCAGTCCATCCGGCGCACGTCGTCGCCCGGCTGGTACATCCGGGACTCGCCCGGCTCGGAGCCCGGGCCCGGGATCAGACCCAGGTGGTTGCCGTGCAGCACGCCGTCGAGCTTGCGTTTGACCGTCAGCTCCAGCGTCCGCAGCGCGGCGGACAGTTTCGCGTCGCCGATCTCACCGCGGCCGAAGGACGGCGGGTGCAGCGGCTCCGACGCGCTCACTGACCGCCGGCCGCCGCGCCCGCCGGCTGCGGCGCCGCTCCGCGGGGCTGCTGGACGGCGTTGACCTGCGGCAGCGCCACGGTCTGCAGGATCCGGTTGATCACCGTCTCCGGCGAGATCTCATCGGCCAGGGCGTCGTAGGACAGCACCAGGCGGTGCCGCAGCACGTCCGGGATCACCTCGATGACGTCCTGCGGGACGACGTAGTCGCGGCCGCGGATCAGCGCCAGCGCGCGGGCGGCGGCGATGATGCCCAGCGACGCGCGCGGCGAGGCGCCGAAGGTGATCCAGGACTTCACGTCGGCCAGGCCGAACTGCTCCGGGGCGCGGGTGGCGGTGATCACCCGGACCACGTAGTCGACCAGCGCGTGGTGCACGAAGACGTTGGAGGCCAGTTCCTGCAGCCGCAGCAGGTCGCCGGGGGCCAGCACCTGCTTGGGTTCCGGCGGGGTGACGCCCATCCGGTAGATGATCTCGCGCTCCTCCTCCGGGGAGGGGTAGCCGACGTTGATCTTGAACAGGAAGCGGTCGCGCTGGGCTTCCGGCAGCGGGTAGACGCCCTCGTTCTCGATCGGGTTCTGGGTGGCCATCACCAGGAACGGCTTGGGCAGCTCGTAGGTCTTGCCGCCGATGGAGATCTTGCGTTCGGCCATCACCTCGAGCAGCGCGGACTGGACCTTGGCCGGGGCGCGGTTGATCTCGTCGGCGAGCAGGAAGTTGCAGACCACCGGGCCGAGCTCGATGTCGAACTCCTCGCGGCCCTGCCGGTAGATCCGGGTGCCGACGATGTCGGTGGGCACCAGGTCGGGGGTGAACTGGATGCGGTTGAAGCTGCCGCCGACGACCTTCGCGAAGGTCTCCACGGCGAGGGTCTTGGCGACGCCCGGCACACCTTCGAGCAGCACATGGCCCTTGGCGAGCAGACCCACCAGGATCCGCTCGACCAGCTGGTCCTGGCCGACGATGATGCGCTTGACCTCGAAGATCGCGCGCTCCAGGGTCGCCACCTCACTGGACACCCCGTTGGCGGGCGGAGCCGCATGTGCGCCGGATCCCGGCGTGTAGTTGGGCCCACCTGCTGACGTCATCGAATCTTCCTCCACGGCTAAGGTCCACAGCCTGCGCGGCTGTTCACGGCGCTGCGCGCCGCGCACGGTCATCCATCATGATCCCTGATCCCCCCGGGGGTCACGGACACCACTATTCCAGGCTACCGGCGGATCGGTCGCTCAGGACTCGATGATGCGGACCGCGTTGGGCTGCATACCCGCCGTCCGGACCTTGCTGACCTGCACTTTGCCGGCGCTGCCGGAGGCCTCCAGCATCTGGTCGCCGCCCAGGTAGAGCGCGACGTGCTGGCTGCCGCCGGGTCCCCAGAACAGCAGGTCGCCGCGCTTGGCCTGGTTCAGCGGCACCTTGCGGCCGGCGTCGTACTGGTCGCCGGAGTACTTCGGGATCAGCACGCCCACCCCGGCGAACGAGTACTGGGTCAGCCCCGAGCAGTCGAAGCCGTAGATATTGGCGCCGGATTCCACGCCGGTGCTGGGGCCGGTGGGTTTGCCACCGCCCCACGAGTACGGCATGCCCAGCTGCGTGCCGCCGCGCCGGATGACGTACTCGATGGCCTGCGGGCCGCGCACCCGGCCGGGGTTGACTCCGGTCGGTTCGGCGTCGGCGCCGCCGAAGCCCAGGGACTTGAGGAACTTACGGCCCATGTCCATGGTGGCCTGGGTGGCCTGCTGGGTCACCTGCAGCGACGCGTTGGCGATGGCCAGCGGGTCGCCGGGGGCGCCGGAGCTGGCGATCGCCGGCAGCGTCGGGTCCCAGATGCCGCCCGGCTCGGCGGCAGCCGGTTGCGCGACGGCGGTCAGCAGCCCGAGCGCGACCGCCGCGGCACTCGCCACGCGGATCACCCGGCGGCCAATTGTGTTAGCAGACATCGGATTCCGTTCCGGTCACCACTCGATGTAGCGCACCACGTTGGGGGTCATGCCGGCAGTGCGAACCGGCGAGATCTTCACGTGCGACCCGGTGTAGGGCGCCTCCAGCATCTGCCCGTTGCCGAGGTAGATGGTGACGTGCTGGCTGCCGCCGGGGCCGTAGAAGATGACGTCGCCGCGCTGCATCTGCGAGCTCGGCAGCTGGCGGCCCATGTTGTATTGACTGCCGGAATAGTGCGGCAGTTCGATGCCGACACCGGCGAACGCGTAGAGCACCAGGCCCGAGCAGTCGAAGCCGTAGGTGTTGGAGCCGCCATCGATGCCGTAGCTGGGCCCGTTGGCGTTGCCGCCACCCCAGGAGTACGGGACACCCATCTGGCTCATGCCGCGATTGATGACGTGTTCGACGGCCTGCTTGCCGTACACCCGCGGGATGACGCCGTTGTTGTTGATGCCGGTGGAGTCCGGGGCCAGGATGCCGATGGACTGCAGGAACTTGCGGCCCATATTGGCGGTGACCTGCGCGGAGGTGGCCGAGATCTGCAGCACCGCGTTGACGATGGCGATCGGGTCGCCGGAGACGAACGCGCTGGGCACCATCGGGATGGTGGTGTCCCACTGGCTGATGTCGCCGTAGGGGGCCCGGACGCCTTCGGGCGCTTTGTCCCAGCCGGCGTCGGCCGAGGTGGCCGGACTCGACGGAGCGTTCTGCGCGGCGGGGGTGGCCGGCGGGCCGGCGGGGGTGGCCGGCGCGACCTTGGCGCGGGCCTCGTCGAGGCGGGCCTTGGCGGCGTCCCGCTCGGCGACCAGGGCGTTGATCTGCTCCTGCTGGCGGCCGAAGGTGGACTTGGCGTCCAGCAGCGCCTGCACGGCGTCGTCCTGGCTGGTCTGCGCGCCGGCCGCGGCGGCGTCGGCCTTCTCCTTGGCCAGCCGGGCGGCGGATTCGCGGTTGACCTGCTCGGTGCGGGCCTGACGCAGATCGGTCATGACCTGCTTGGAGGCCAGCATGATGGTCTCGTTATCCGACACCGCCGAGATCATCTGGTCGGGGTCGGAGGCGGTCAGCAGCGAGTCCGACGGGCCGCTCATGTAGGTCGCGACCGCGTACTCGTCGAAGCGGGCCTGGGCGGCGTCGATGGCGCCGTCGGAGTCGCGGACGGCCTGCTGGCTGGCCTGCACCTCCTGCTGGGCGGATTCGGCGTCCTTGCGGGCGCCCTGCAGGTCGACCAGGGACTTGTTGACCTTCTCCTGCTCGGTCTGCACCTGGGCGCCGACGTCGGACAGCTTCTGGTTGGCCTCGGCGACCTTGGTGATGAGCGTGGCCAGGTCGTCCGGACCCGGTGCGGCGGCCACCGGACCTGCGGTGACCAATGTCAGCGTGGACGCCAACAACGGAACTACGCCGTGGATAAGCCTCATTCGACCCTGTCTCCCCTTGCACTGCGACCCAAGAGCATGCCCATCGTTATCAACACGAGTCACAATTGACCCAATAGAAACAATAAGCATCCTTTGCACCGTACGTCACAAAAGAATGCAGTGAGAACTCCAGTCACAAATTACAAGTTTGTGATTTGAAGAATGTGACCTTGCCGTGACCTGCGCCCTCGGCCGGCGCGGTTAAACCGTGCTGGCAGTGGGCTTTTCGGCGGACCCGTCCGCGGCGGCGGCGCGGCGCAGCGCCCAGGTCAGACCCGCGGCGGCGAATACCACGATCAGCAAAACCGCCGTCAGCGCGGTCCAGTTGAATATCGGGGTCTGCAGCTGGCCGACGAAATTCTGCGTCGAGGTCACCGCATCGCCGGTTTTGGCCAGATCCTCCCCCGCCTCCAGCGTCACCCGGTCGTAGCTGGGGCTATAGGTCCCCACGAACGACGGGCTGAGCACCAGCACCGTGGCGCCCGGATGTTGCTGGCCGACCTCGTTGGCGATGTCGCGCAGCGGGGTGTCGATGACCGGGTTGGCGTCGAGCACGACGACCTTGAGGTCGATGCCCTTGGCCTTGGCGTCGTTGATGGTGTCGCGCAGCCCCATCACCTGGTCGAGCTCGAGCCCGCGGGCGCTGTAGTTCTTCGACGTCACGTCCTGCTGCACCGCGACCATGCAGGCCGCCGGGGAATCCTCGCGGGTCGGGTCGACCCCGACCGTCAGGCACAGCTCGGGCGGGATGAACGACGGCGGGGTCAGGGCGTGCGCCGGGCCAGTCATGGCCAACACCGTACTTCAGCTTTTCCCGATCCCTGGCACCACGCGGCCCAAGAGACCAGACTGTGATTAGCCCACCCCCAAATAAAACAGGACAAGCGTACTGTTAGAGTGGTGGGGCCGCAGCGCACAGCCCTGTCTGCGGTGACAACTCAACGCGGGAGTCGATTGTGACCAGCCAGAATTCCTTCGGAGCGCACGACACGCTGACCGTCGGTGACAACAGCTACGAGATCTACCGCCTGGACGCGGTGCCGGGAACCGAGAAACTGCCCTACAGCCTGAAGGTGTTGGCGGAGAACCTGCTTCGCACCGAGGACGGCGCGAACATCACCGCCGACCACATCCAGGCCCTGGCCAACTGGGACCCGAACGCCCAGCCCAGCGTGGAGATCCAGTTCACCCCGGCCCGGGTGATCATGCAGGACTTCACCGGCGTGCCCTGTGTGGTCGACCTGGCCACCATGCGCGAGGCCGTCGCCGCGCTCGGCGGCGACCCGGAGAAGGTCAACCCGCTGGCCCCGGCCGAACTGGTCATCGACCACTCGGTGATCCTGGACGTGTTCGGCCGCGCCGACGCCTTCGAGCGCAACGTGGAGCTGGAGTACCAGCGCAACGGTGAGCGCTACCAGTTCCTGCGCTGGGGTCAGGGCGCGTTCGACGACTTCAAGGTCGTCCCGCCCGGCACCGGCATCGTGCACCAGGTCAACATCGAGCACCTGGCCCGCGTGGTGTTCGAACGCGACGGTGTCGCCTACCCGGACACCTGCGTGGGCACCGACAGCCACACCACCATGGAGAACGGCCTGGGCGTGCTGGGCTGGGGCGTCGGCGGCATCGAGGCCGAGGCCGCCATGCTGGGTCAGCCGGTGTCGATGCTCATCCCGCGCGTCGTCGGCTTCAAGCTGACCGGTGAGATCCAGCCGGGCGTGACCGCCACCGACGTGGTGCTGACCGTCACCGACATGCTGCGCCGCCACGGCGTGGTCGGCAAGTTCGTCGAGTTCTACGGCAAGGGCGTTGCGGAGGTGCCGCTGGCCAACCGCGCCACGCTGGGCAACATGAGCCCCGAGTTCGGCTCCACCTGCGCCATCTTCCCGATCGACGAAGAGACCATCAGCTACCTGCGCCTGACCGGCCGCACCGAGGAGCAGCTGGCGCTCGTCGAGGCCTACGCCAAGGCGCAGGGAATGTGGCACAACCCCGACCACGAGCCGGCCTTCTCCGAGTACCTGGAGCTGGACCTGTCCACCGTGGTGCCCTCGATCGCCGGGCCGAAGCGCCCGCAGGACCGAATCCTGCTCTCGGAGAGCAAGATCGCGTTCCGCAAGGACATCCACAACTACGTCGAGGAGAACCACCCGGCGCCGGAGACCCCGCTGGACGAGGCGATCGAGGAGTCCTTCCCGGCCTCGGATCCGGTGTCGCTGTCCTTCGCCGACGACGGCGAGCAGGACCGCCGCCCGTCCGCCGCCAATGGTTCGAACGGTCGCCCCAGCAAACCGGTCACGGTCACCAGCGACGAGCGCGGCGAGTTCATCCTGGACCACGGCGCGGTCGCGGTCGCCGGCATCACGTCGTGCACCAACACCTCGAACCCGTCGGTGATGATCGGCGCGGCGCTGCTGGCCAAGAAGGCCGTGGAGAAGGGCCTGACCTCCAAGCCGTGGGTGAAGACCAACATGGCCCCGGGCTCGCAGGTGGTCACCGACTACTACGAGAAGGCCGGGCTGTGGCCCTACCTGGACAAGCTGGGCTTCTACCTGGGCGGCTACGGCTGCACCACCTGCATCGGCAACACCGGCCCGCTGCCGGAGGAGATCTCCGCCGCGGTCAATGAGCACGACCTGGCCGTCACCGCGGTGCTGTCGGGCAACCGCAACTTCGAGGGTCGCATCTCCCCCGACGTGAAGATGAACTACCTGGCGTCGCCGCCGCTGGTCATCGCCTACGCGATCGCCGGCACCATGGACTTCGACTTCGAGTCCGAGCCGCTGGGTCAGGACACCGACGGCAACCCGGTGTTCCTGCGCGACATCTGGCCGACCACCGCCGAGATCGAGGAGACCATCGCCTCGTCGATCAACAGGGAGATGTTCACCGAGTCCTACGCCGATGTGTTCAAGGGCGACGACCGCTGGCGCAACCTGCCCACCCCGGAGGGCAACACCTTCGACTGGGACGACGCCTCGACCTACGTGCGCAAGGCCCCGTACTTCGACGGGATGGGGCTGGAGCCCGAGCCGGTGTCCGATATCAGCGGCGCCCGGGTGATGGCGCTGCTGGGCGACTCGGTCACCACCGACCACATCAGCCCGGCCGGCTCCATCAAGCGCGGCACCCCGGCGGCGGACTACCTGGAGGCCAACGGCGTCGCGCCCAAGGACTTCAACTCCCTGGGCAGCCGCCGCGGCAACCACGAGGTGATGATCCGCGGCACCTTCGCCAACATCCGGCTGCAGAACCGGGTGCTGGACACCATCGGCCTGGAGGGCACCCAGGGTGGCTACACCCGTGACTTCACCCAGGACGGCGGACCCAAGGAGTTCATCTACAACGCGTGCATGAACTACCAGAAGGCCGGCATCCCGCTGGTGGTGCTGGGCGGCAAGGAGTACGGCTCCGGCTCCTCGCGCGACTGGGCGGCCAAGGGCACCACGCTGCTGGGCGTCAAGGCCGTCATCACCGAGAGCTTCGAGCGCATCCACCGGTCGAACCTGATCGGCATGGGCGTCATCCCGCTGCAGTTCCCAGCCGACGAGAACGCCAAGACCCTGGGCCTGGACGGCACCGAGACCTTCGACATCTCCGGCATCGAGGTGCTCAACACCGGCAAGACCCCGGAGACCGTGCACGTCACGGCCACCAAGGAGGACGGCTCGACGGTGGAGTTCGACGCGGTGGTCCGCATCGACACCCCCGGCGAGGCGGACTACTACCGCAACGGCGGCATCCTGCAGTACGTGCTGCGGAACATGCTGAAGTCCTGACCGGGTACCGCAGGGCGTTCGCGGGCGGGGGTTGTCGATGCCCAAGGTGAGCGAGGACCATCTGGCGGCCCGACGCCGCCAGATCCTCGACGGCGCCCGTCGCTGCTTCGCCGAATACGGCTACGAGCAGGCGACGGTGCGCCGTCTGGAGGAGAGCATCGGGCTGTCCCGGGGCGCGATCTTCCATCACTTCCGGGACAAGGACTCGCTGTTCTTCGAACTGGCCCACGAGGACGCCGAGCGGATGGCCGACGTGGCCAGCCGGGAAGGGCTGATCCAGGTGATGCGCAATATGCTCGCCGCGCCGGATCAGTTCGACTGGCTGGCCACCCGGCTGGAGATCGCCCGGAAACTGCGCACCGACCCGGCGTTCCATCAGGGCTGGTCGGAGCGTTCCGCGGAGCTGGCGGCGGCCACCCACGAACGGCTGGCCCGGCAGAAGCGAGCCGGCCGGCTGCGTGAGGACGTGCCGGAGGAGGTGCTGGCGACCTACCTCGACCTGGTGCTCGACGGCCTGATCGCGAAGCTGGCGAACGGGGACGACCCCGCGCAGCTGGGGGCCGTGCTTGACCTTGTGGAGCACTCGGTGCGACAGCCGGGACAGTGACTTGAGAGGATATTGGGTATGACTGCCCCCGAGAATTCCGACACCCCCATCTCGCTGCCCCGGATCGGTGATCCGGCGCCGTCGTTCACCGCGGTGACCACCGAGGGCACGGTCAACTTCCCGGCCGATTACGCCGGCAAGTGGGTCATCCTGTTCTCCCACCCGGCCGACTTCACCCCGGTGTGCACCAGCGAATTCATCACCTTCGCCAGCATGCAGGCGGAGTTCGCGGCCTACAACACCGAGCTGATCGGCCTGAGCGTCGACGGCCTGTACAGCCACATCGCCTGGCTGCGCACCATCAAGGACAAGATCAGCTTCAACGGCCACTCCGGGGTCGAGGTGAAGTTCCCGCTGATCGAAGACATCACCATGTCGGTGGCCCGCCAGTACGGGATGATCATGCCCGGCGAGGACAACACCAAGGCCGTGCGCGCGGTGTTCGTCATCGACCCGGCCGGCATGATCCGGACGATCATCTACTACCCGCTGACCCTGGGCCGCAACTTCGACGAGCTGCTGCGGGTGATCAAGGCGCTGCAGACCGCCGAGACCTTCGGCGTGGCCACCCCCGCCGACTGGCGCCCCGGCGACCGGGTCATCGTCCCGACGGCCGGCTCCTGCGGCGTCGCCGCCGACCGGATGGACGGCCGCGTCGACGGCGTCGAGTGCGAGGACTGGTTCTTCTGCACCAAGGAGATCTCCGCCGACGACGTCGAGGCGGGCATCCGCAAGGGCTGAACCGCACCGGACCCTCCTCAAGGAGTTGCCGAGCGTGCGCTGAGGTCAGCGTCCTCTGGCGAGCGTGCGCGCAGGTCCGGATTCTCGGGCGAGCGTGCGCGCAGGTCCGGATTCTCGGGCGAGCGTGCGCGCAGGTTCACCCCGTCCTGGGGGTTTGCGGACCTGCGCGCACCTTCGCGCCCAGAAACGAACCTGAACGCACGCTCGCGCCTCCGAAAAGAACCCGGGCGGCTTAGGCGCGACTCAAGATCGCGGCGCCGCAGATCACGGTGGCGTCCTACGCCAGTTCGATGAGTTCCTTGTAGTCCTGGGACCAGAAGTCCTCGGTGCCGTCGGGCAGCAGCACCACGCGTTGCGGCTCCAGCGCCTCGGCGGCGCCCGGGTCGTGGGTCACCAGCACCACCGCGCCGGTGTAGCTGCGCAGCGCGTCGAGCACCTGCTCACGCGACGCCGGATCCAGGTTGTTGGTCGGCTCGTCGAGCAGCAGCACGTTGGCGGTGGAGGCCACCAGCCCGGCCAGCGCGAGCCGGGTCTTCTCACCGCCGGACAGGGTTCCGGCAGGCT harbors:
- a CDS encoding TetR/AcrR family transcriptional regulator; the protein is MPKVSEDHLAARRRQILDGARRCFAEYGYEQATVRRLEESIGLSRGAIFHHFRDKDSLFFELAHEDAERMADVASREGLIQVMRNMLAAPDQFDWLATRLEIARKLRTDPAFHQGWSERSAELAAATHERLARQKRAGRLREDVPEEVLATYLDLVLDGLIAKLANGDDPAQLGAVLDLVEHSVRQPGQ
- a CDS encoding DUF6676 family protein, translating into MTGPAHALTPPSFIPPELCLTVGVDPTREDSPAACMVAVQQDVTSKNYSARGLELDQVMGLRDTINDAKAKGIDLKVVVLDANPVIDTPLRDIANEVGQQHPGATVLVLSPSFVGTYSPSYDRVTLEAGEDLAKTGDAVTSTQNFVGQLQTPIFNWTALTAVLLIVVFAAAGLTWALRRAAAADGSAEKPTASTV
- the ripB gene encoding NlpC/P60 family peptidoglycan endopeptidase RipB; amino-acid sequence: MSANTIGRRVIRVASAAAVALGLLTAVAQPAAAEPGGIWDPTLPAIASSGAPGDPLAIANASLQVTQQATQATMDMGRKFLKSLGFGGADAEPTGVNPGRVRGPQAIEYVIRRGGTQLGMPYSWGGGKPTGPSTGVESGANIYGFDCSGLTQYSFAGVGVLIPKYSGDQYDAGRKVPLNQAKRGDLLFWGPGGSQHVALYLGGDQMLEASGSAGKVQVSKVRTAGMQPNAVRIIES
- a CDS encoding peroxiredoxin; protein product: MTAPENSDTPISLPRIGDPAPSFTAVTTEGTVNFPADYAGKWVILFSHPADFTPVCTSEFITFASMQAEFAAYNTELIGLSVDGLYSHIAWLRTIKDKISFNGHSGVEVKFPLIEDITMSVARQYGMIMPGEDNTKAVRAVFVIDPAGMIRTIIYYPLTLGRNFDELLRVIKALQTAETFGVATPADWRPGDRVIVPTAGSCGVAADRMDGRVDGVECEDWFFCTKEISADDVEAGIRKG
- the ripA gene encoding NlpC/P60 family peptidoglycan endopeptidase RipA, which gives rise to MRLIHGVVPLLASTLTLVTAGPVAAAPGPDDLATLITKVAEANQKLSDVGAQVQTEQEKVNKSLVDLQGARKDAESAQQEVQASQQAVRDSDGAIDAAQARFDEYAVATYMSGPSDSLLTASDPDQMISAVSDNETIMLASKQVMTDLRQARTEQVNRESAARLAKEKADAAAAGAQTSQDDAVQALLDAKSTFGRQQEQINALVAERDAAKARLDEARAKVAPATPAGPPATPAAQNAPSSPATSADAGWDKAPEGVRAPYGDISQWDTTIPMVPSAFVSGDPIAIVNAVLQISATSAQVTANMGRKFLQSIGILAPDSTGINNNGVIPRVYGKQAVEHVINRGMSQMGVPYSWGGGNANGPSYGIDGGSNTYGFDCSGLVLYAFAGVGIELPHYSGSQYNMGRQLPSSQMQRGDVIFYGPGGSQHVTIYLGNGQMLEAPYTGSHVKISPVRTAGMTPNVVRYIEW
- a CDS encoding aconitate hydratase, yielding MVTSQNSFGAHDTLTVGDNSYEIYRLDAVPGTEKLPYSLKVLAENLLRTEDGANITADHIQALANWDPNAQPSVEIQFTPARVIMQDFTGVPCVVDLATMREAVAALGGDPEKVNPLAPAELVIDHSVILDVFGRADAFERNVELEYQRNGERYQFLRWGQGAFDDFKVVPPGTGIVHQVNIEHLARVVFERDGVAYPDTCVGTDSHTTMENGLGVLGWGVGGIEAEAAMLGQPVSMLIPRVVGFKLTGEIQPGVTATDVVLTVTDMLRRHGVVGKFVEFYGKGVAEVPLANRATLGNMSPEFGSTCAIFPIDEETISYLRLTGRTEEQLALVEAYAKAQGMWHNPDHEPAFSEYLELDLSTVVPSIAGPKRPQDRILLSESKIAFRKDIHNYVEENHPAPETPLDEAIEESFPASDPVSLSFADDGEQDRRPSAANGSNGRPSKPVTVTSDERGEFILDHGAVAVAGITSCTNTSNPSVMIGAALLAKKAVEKGLTSKPWVKTNMAPGSQVVTDYYEKAGLWPYLDKLGFYLGGYGCTTCIGNTGPLPEEISAAVNEHDLAVTAVLSGNRNFEGRISPDVKMNYLASPPLVIAYAIAGTMDFDFESEPLGQDTDGNPVFLRDIWPTTAEIEETIASSINREMFTESYADVFKGDDRWRNLPTPEGNTFDWDDASTYVRKAPYFDGMGLEPEPVSDISGARVMALLGDSVTTDHISPAGSIKRGTPAADYLEANGVAPKDFNSLGSRRGNHEVMIRGTFANIRLQNRVLDTIGLEGTQGGYTRDFTQDGGPKEFIYNACMNYQKAGIPLVVLGGKEYGSGSSRDWAAKGTTLLGVKAVITESFERIHRSNLIGMGVIPLQFPADENAKTLGLDGTETFDISGIEVLNTGKTPETVHVTATKEDGSTVEFDAVVRIDTPGEADYYRNGGILQYVLRNMLKS
- a CDS encoding AAA family ATPase, whose translation is MTSAGGPNYTPGSGAHAAPPANGVSSEVATLERAIFEVKRIIVGQDQLVERILVGLLAKGHVLLEGVPGVAKTLAVETFAKVVGGSFNRIQFTPDLVPTDIVGTRIYRQGREEFDIELGPVVCNFLLADEINRAPAKVQSALLEVMAERKISIGGKTYELPKPFLVMATQNPIENEGVYPLPEAQRDRFLFKINVGYPSPEEEREIIYRMGVTPPEPKQVLAPGDLLRLQELASNVFVHHALVDYVVRVITATRAPEQFGLADVKSWITFGASPRASLGIIAAARALALIRGRDYVVPQDVIEVIPDVLRHRLVLSYDALADEISPETVINRILQTVALPQVNAVQQPRGAAPQPAGAAAGGQ